Proteins co-encoded in one Ponticoccus alexandrii genomic window:
- the rimI gene encoding ribosomal protein S18-alanine N-acetyltransferase, protein MTPEALAALSARAYRHMAPWSTQAFAETLARPHALLTATEHAFVLGLVVAGEAEILALAVDPDHQRQGAATAALTGFHEEAAARDVTRVLLEVAAANTPARAFYSRQGYREIGLRRGYYRRPDQPPDDAVLMDRPLP, encoded by the coding sequence ATGACGCCTGAGGCCCTCGCCGCGCTCTCGGCCCGCGCCTACCGCCACATGGCGCCGTGGAGCACGCAGGCCTTCGCCGAGACGCTCGCCCGCCCCCATGCGCTGCTGACCGCGACCGAGCACGCCTTCGTGCTGGGCCTCGTGGTGGCGGGCGAGGCCGAAATCCTCGCGCTGGCCGTCGATCCGGACCACCAGCGGCAGGGCGCCGCCACCGCCGCGCTCACAGGCTTCCACGAAGAGGCCGCCGCCCGGGACGTCACCCGGGTCCTGCTGGAGGTTGCCGCCGCGAACACCCCTGCGCGCGCCTTCTACAGCCGCCAGGGATACCGCGAGATCGGCCTGCGCCGGGGCTACTACCGGCGCCCGGACCAGCCCCCCGACGACGCCGTCCTGATGGACCGTCCGCTTCCCTGA